The DNA sequence CTCACCTGCCATGACGCCCCGCCTCCGCTCGCCCTGAACCGATGGCGGCAAGCATCACCCACCGGCGGCCGCACCCGGCGGTGTTGCCTGTACCCACCCGCGACCGGCAACAGGCACCGCACCCCGGTCCGGCGGGCGTCGAGCACAATGGACAGTCGTGAAGTCCCTCGCCGTGTTCCACCCCGCCAACGACGCCGGACAGCAGCTGCTCGACGACTTCATCCGGCCCCTGTGCACCCGATACGGCCTGCCGGTGCAGGTGATCCCGGCCGGCGCCACCCGCGCCGCGGGCCTGGCCGTGCAGCTCACCCGTACCTTCGTGGTGTGGGACCTGTCGGTGGAGGGCCCGGAGAACGTCTACGCCGCCATGCCGATGCAGGCGAAGCTGCATCCGCGCAACCTGCTGGTCAGCCGCACCCCGCTGCCGCGAAACGTCCTCGGGCAGCACCAGTGCGCGCCGATCCACGGCCACACGTTCCCCAACGAGCTGCTCGGCGAATGGCTCGACCGGCACCTGCACGAACACCTGGTCGGCCCGGCCGGGGCCGGAACCTACCCGCGCATGGCCGCCCACTACTGGATGAACGAGCACCCGGCCGACTACTTCCTCAGCTTCCGCGGCTCGCACCAGGCGCAGGCCGAGGCCTGGCGGGACCGGTTCGAGGCCGCACACGGTGTGTCGGTGCGCATGGTGCCGCCCAACGAGTACTCCTACCCCACCGAGGTCGTCACCCGGCAGCAGCTGTGGGAGGGCGTGGCCCGGCTGATGCGCGAGATCCAGGCGACCCGCCGCGCGGTCGTCCTCCTCAGCGACGACTACTACGACTCGTTCTGGACCGCGTCGGAGCTGCTGGTGCTGCTGTGGCTGGCCTACCGCCCACCGGCACGCGGCAGGCAGGACCTGGAACGGCCGGAGGTCCACTTCGCCGCCTCGGCCGCGCGTACCGACCTGGCGCCCCTGGCCGCCGCCCTCGACCACGGCATCCCGATCCCGACGTCGGACCACGCCCTGCGGCTGGTGTACCTGATCAACAACACCGACCCGGTGACCTCGGCGCCGGAGACCCAGGTGCCGGCTCGCGGCCTGGGCCGCCTCATCGCCCGCGCCGTCCGCACCCGCTACGGCTACTACCAGCCCGAATTCCAGACCCACGACTTCTGGCACCAGGTCCGGGTGCCCTGCCCGCAGTGCCACCCGCACCACCGCCAAGCGGCCGACGTCGACTGGGCGGCGCACATGGCCACGGCCGATGAAGGCCCGGTCGACTACTTCGGCTACTTCGCCGCCGACCCGGCCGACCTGGCATCGGGCCGACTGACCTGCCCGGGTTGCGGCAACGGACTGGACATCGCCAATCGGCGCGGCGTACGCACCCTGTGGTCGCCCGTGATGAGCACCGAGAAGGACCAGGACCGGCCCGCCCTGAACCACCTCCCGCTATGGGAGGTGGTGTGAGCAGCACCCCTTGCCCAGATCCTCTGGTCACACTGCGATGGGCCCTGCGAGACCCTGGGCAGCGGCAGAACCGTGGCAGAAGCGACGCCGGCAACCGCGCGCCCGCATGAGGTGACACACGTCACTCATTGTTGCTGCTCCGCTTGCCCTCCCAGCGCAGCCTGACGGTCAGGCTGCCTTCAGCGGCGGTCTTGGCGATCACCGCCCCAGCCTCTGCGGTCAGGCGTACGCCGAACTCCAACTCGATCTCGTCGGGGTCGAGGTCGCCCTGCCGGAACGTGCGGAGGGCCTCGACCGCGGCGTCACGCGCCTGGCCGAGCGCCTCGCCGAAAGCGCGCCCGACCACGACGATGGCCTTACCCCGAGGCGAGGCCCGCTGGGGTCCGGTCGGCATGTCCAACACCTCGCCCTCGACGTACACATGACCTCCGTCGGCGGTGCTGAACTCGAGTATCGGCATCGAGGATCCTTTCTAATCAGGGGGCATGGGCGACGCACTGCGAACTCCAGCTTTCGCTTTGCTGGGGAGGATGGAAGGGCCGGCTCAGTTCTTCAAGCTGACGGAGCAGGCCTTTCAGTTCAGCCTTGCCTGCAACGAATTCGAGGACGGCCCGCTCGAACGCGGCGGCCAGTTCCGGAGGCATCGTGTCGGACGCGTCGAGGCAGAGCGTGCTCGCGTTGGCGAGAGCGGCGAGCTTGTCGTTGATCAGGCCATGGTCGCCATCGGCCGGAACCGCCGATGCTCCGCCCTGTTCGAACCAGAGCCGCTGCGCACCTGCCGCAGGTGTCAGATATCGCAGAAGTTCGACGGCATTCTGGTCGTCGGTCATCAGCGCGGCGAAGTCGGATGAGACCTCGAAGACCTTGGAGCCTTGCCGGCTCTCGGACTCCGGGAATGGGAAGAAATCGAAGCTGGCACGAGCTCCAGGGCTGCCTGCGGGCGATTCGGGCGCGCCCACGGCCGGCGACCCGGAGGCTGCCAGCAGGCCGGCCATAAAGGAGCCTTGATGATGGAACCGGCAACGCCGCTGCAGGAGAGGCGTGCCGGCCACGTCGTAAGTGGTGAGGAGCGCACCTGTGCGCCCACCGAGAACCATATTCTCGGGCGCGAAGAGCCCGCCGAACGTCTCCCATGCCTTTTCGACACTCGGCGATGTCCAGGAGAGGCGGCCCGAGGCCCAGTCGGCGTACTCGCCGGGTCCGGCCTGGTGCAACAGGATGTCCTCGATCCAGTCTGTTCCCGCCCAGCCGGCCTGCGAGGTGGCACCCAGACCTATGCACCAGCCCGCGCGGTCGCGCAGGGCCGACGCGGCGGCGGCGGCCGAACGGAGCTCGCTCCAGTTGGCCGGTGGGTGCTGAACGAACTCCTGATCTACGCGAGGATCGAACCAGACGATGCTCTTCAACGTGGTCTTGACGGCGATCGCGTAGGGCCGGTTCGCGTCGCGCAGCATGCGGTTCGGCGAGTCCTCAGGCGCTGTCTCCAGGAACTCGAGTGAGCGGAACTCCGCTTGGTGGGCTGCCAGGTCCCCCGCGGACGGCATGATCACCACGTCCGGCGACTGCCCTTCCTCGATCAGCGAGCGCAGGGCCTGCGAGACGTCTCGGGTGCCCTGGTAGTCGACTTCGACACCGTGCTGTGCCCCGAACTCGTCCAGGACCGCTTGGAAGACCTGCTGCTCGCCGCCGGTCCAGGAGCCCAGAACCACCAGCTTTCCAGGAGCGCCGCCGGTGTTGCAGCCCGTCAGGCCGGCCATTGCCATGATCACTGCTGTCAGCATCCCCACCGGATGCGGCCGCACTCGCACGGTCACCGCTGGTACTCCCGAAGGCGTGGCACGAGGCCGAGAACTGATGAGATCGTGGCGAGCACGGCGAGAAGGCTGGTCCAGCCGATGCTCCCGCTCGCCACACCTTCCATGATCACCTGCGCCCGCGTGAAGTCCGGCACCGAGACCTTCGCCTTCACGCCCCCTGCCGTCGAAACAGGCTGATCCAGCAGACACTTCGGGCACTGGCCCTCGACAACAGGTAGCAGCTGTGCTTGCGCCGACGCGGCCTGCTGATCGAAGTAGGCGAAATCATGCGTGTACTTTCGTTCCTCCCGCAATTGGTCGCCCGCCAGCCATGGTGTGGCTGCGACGACGCCGACCGCCAGCACTAGCGCGGTGGCTGCCACGAAGAGCAGGCTCAGGAGCCGACGGAAGCGCCGGGCCAGCAGGATCTGAACTCCCACCAACCCGCACAGGAACATGACTACCGGAAGCAACCACAGCACCCACGTGAGCTGGCTCTCCGGTCCGGCGGCCAAGATCTCGTCGTAGGCATTCGCATTGCTGTGGAGCAGCTCTTTGAGCTTCGGAAGTATCTCCAGATAGAGCAGGTGCGAGGCGTAACTCAGATAGGCGGCCGCAAGCGCCTGGGCATCGATTCGCAGGTAGGATTCGACTTTTCCTGCCAGCGCCAGATAACTGATGAGCAGTCCTTGCGTGAGCTGGATATTCCGGCTCTCGGCCGTGTCGGCGACGCTGTGCTCGGCCAGTTGTGCCAGGCGCCGGCCTGCGGTCGCCACCGCGTTCTCGTATCCGACTCCACGTCCGAGCACCTCGACCGATTGATCGTCGAAGCTGGCGACCAACGCACGGTCGGCCCTGATCAGCGACTCCTGAGTCAGCGCGATGAGGCGCTGCGACTTGACGATGTGATCGATGGCGTCGGTCGCGTCCTGGACCCGCTGGACAGCAAGGGCCGGACCGATCAGGGTCAGCACGCCGGTCGCCACCAACCCGGCCAGCAGCAGCCGCAGCATGCGAGCTGTGGTCCAGTACCCAGGTGCTGTGCCGGTCAGACCGAGTCGCCTCATCCAGCCGCCTCCTGGCCCGGCACGCCGGGAACGCCTGCCGTGCCGACGCCCTGGATCTGCGACATCGCCGTGACGGTGCGGCCGGTCATGATTCTCTTGACTTTGCTGGCCTGGAGGTCCGTGCGCACCCGAACCGCACCGGTGGCAGCGTCGTCGATGTGGACCAACTCTTTGAGCCTGTCAAGCTGCTCCTGGTTTCCGGACTCCCGTGCGAGCCGCACCGCCTCGCCGAAACGTGCCTGCGCCGTGTCGAGGTCGTTTGAGTCGTACGCCTCACAACCTTGTTCGATGGCTTCTGCAAGCTGGGTTTGCCCCTTGTAGAAGGCTATCGATGGATCCATTTTGCTGATCTGTATCGGATCTTCTGACCAGGCGACGACCACATTGGTCCGCGGGGTCACCCGCTGCTCACCGACGACCGCGTCGATCCATGCCACGCGGCTGCCGTCCGTGGGGTGAGCCCGGCCCATGCCGCGCAGGTCGATGCTCACCTGGTAATGGCGGGTCTCGGCCTGCCACGAT is a window from the Catellatospora sp. TT07R-123 genome containing:
- a CDS encoding CU044_2847 family protein encodes the protein MPILEFSTADGGHVYVEGEVLDMPTGPQRASPRGKAIVVVGRAFGEALGQARDAAVEALRTFRQGDLDPDEIELEFGVRLTAEAGAVIAKTAAEGSLTVRLRWEGKRSSNNE
- a CDS encoding ABC transporter substrate-binding protein — translated: MTVRVRPHPVGMLTAVIMAMAGLTGCNTGGAPGKLVVLGSWTGGEQQVFQAVLDEFGAQHGVEVDYQGTRDVSQALRSLIEEGQSPDVVIMPSAGDLAAHQAEFRSLEFLETAPEDSPNRMLRDANRPYAIAVKTTLKSIVWFDPRVDQEFVQHPPANWSELRSAAAAASALRDRAGWCIGLGATSQAGWAGTDWIEDILLHQAGPGEYADWASGRLSWTSPSVEKAWETFGGLFAPENMVLGGRTGALLTTYDVAGTPLLQRRCRFHHQGSFMAGLLAASGSPAVGAPESPAGSPGARASFDFFPFPESESRQGSKVFEVSSDFAALMTDDQNAVELLRYLTPAAGAQRLWFEQGGASAVPADGDHGLINDKLAALANASTLCLDASDTMPPELAAAFERAVLEFVAGKAELKGLLRQLEELSRPFHPPQQSESWSSQCVAHAP